Proteins encoded together in one Halorubellus sp. JP-L1 window:
- a CDS encoding V-type ATP synthase subunit D: protein MAKDVKPTRKNLMAIEDRIELSERGHDTLEQKRDGLIMEFMDILDKAQDVRGGLEEDYQTAQKKINMARAMEGDVAVRGAAAALKEHPEITTESNNIMGVVVPQIESSKVKKSLDERGYGVLGTSARIDEAAEAYEDLLESIILAAEVETAMKKMLKEIETTKRRVNALEFKLLPELYDNQEYIEQKLEEQEREEIFRLKKIKDKKESEEREEEEAEEAERAAIEADD from the coding sequence ATGGCCAAGGACGTCAAGCCCACTCGGAAGAACCTCATGGCGATCGAGGACCGCATCGAGCTGTCCGAGCGCGGCCACGACACGCTGGAGCAGAAGCGCGACGGCCTCATCATGGAGTTCATGGACATCCTCGACAAGGCCCAGGACGTCCGCGGCGGGCTGGAGGAGGACTACCAGACGGCCCAGAAGAAGATCAACATGGCTCGCGCGATGGAGGGCGACGTCGCGGTCCGCGGTGCCGCCGCGGCGCTCAAGGAGCACCCGGAGATCACGACGGAGTCGAACAACATCATGGGCGTCGTCGTCCCCCAGATCGAGTCCTCGAAGGTCAAGAAGAGCCTCGACGAGCGCGGGTACGGCGTCCTCGGCACGTCGGCGCGCATCGACGAGGCCGCGGAAGCGTACGAGGACCTCCTCGAGTCCATCATCCTCGCCGCCGAGGTCGAGACGGCGATGAAGAAGATGCTCAAGGAGATCGAGACGACGAAACGTCGCGTGAACGCCCTCGAGTTCAAGCTCCTCCCGGAGCTCTACGACAACCAGGAGTACATCGAGCAGAAGCTCGAGGAGCAGGAGCGCGAGGAGATCTTCCGCCTGAAGAAGATCAAAGATAAAAAAGAATCCGAGGAAAGAGAAGAAGAGGAAGCCGAAGAAGCGGAACGTGCCGCAATCGAGGCCGACGACTAA